The nucleotide sequence TTCATTTGACCACCGTGGCTCTTAAGTTTGAATATATTAAACAATTATCAGAAGCTGCATCTTTTGGTTACCGCTACCCATTTAATGGACTTGATGTATTTCAATTTTTGGTGAGCGGAATTATTATGATTTACGTTTATTACCATGTATTTCATCCTATAGATCTGGAAGTAGAAGAAATGCGGCAAAATGCTCTGACATCAGAAGAAGCGCCTTCAAGCCACCATTAATTTAATTTATGTTTTATTCTCAATTAAAGTAAAAGTTGATACCATTTTAATCAACTCATTCTGCACATTTTGCGGAGTGATGGATAAATTATAATTGGCAGTAACGATGAAGAACTTGGTACCCCGCTTCACCACTTTCTGATAAGTAACGCCACCTGTTTGCGGATTACGGTAAGAAAGAAAAGCCGTCCGCCCTTCGTGGTCATAAGAGATCTCGGGCCACTCTGACAGCATTCCGGCCATTGAGATCATTTCAAGGGCAGAAGCCACATATTCCTCCAGAGAGTATTCTGAGCCAGGATCTTCGAGGTTTACGGCAACATGTTCACCCTGGGGCCGCGAAATAGTATGTACCGCCACCAGGGGATTGTTATAGCCCTGGGCGTTATAATTTACGCTCCAATGCTCAGGCGAAGGAACCGTCAGCAAATAGCCGCCCTCCTTGTTGATGAGGTTTTGACCGGTAAAATTCTCCGGGCTGATTTTCTTTTCCGATCGCTGTTCAAGTTCCGTGATCACATCCTCATTTACTTCTCCCGTGGTGAATTCCACGCTTTTGTCCTCCTGCGTGCCTTTGTAGCTGGCCTCCTTCACGTTTACCTGATCCACAATGGGCTGCTCCACTGAAACGCTGAATTTTCCAGTGGCCAGGTCCACATCCACTTTTCGATTTTCGCCCGTTGGATTGCGGAGGAAAACTACGTATACCACAAAGACGATCAGAACTGCAAGCACGCCATACATGGCAAGGCTCCTGATGGTTTTCTGCCGTTCTTTCTCAATCTCAAGACGTTCGGATGGTTTTGGGTCGGACATCGAATTAATTTTAAAACGAAGATAGAAACAGGAATTCAATTTGGTATTTGGTATTGTACCGGAATTGCAGGATTATGATCACTATTCGTTAATTCGCCTGGAGTCAGTCATGGACTGTATCATTATTGCATTTTTCGGAATTGCGGCAAACGTTTCCATCCACCATCTGTGTACAACTTAGCTCCCGGTAAATTCCAAAGCGGTTTTTCTTCATTTATCTTTGCTTTTTTCAGGCTGGAACTAACAGATGCCGGAATAATGACAGCGTGGTTTGCAGATTTCTCATTGATAAACTATTATTAAGGAATGTAAAATCATAAAATTTTTCGTTCTATTTGAATACAAAACCCTATGGCACAACAAAATATCTATAATGAAGACAGCATCCGGTCGCTCGACTGGAAAGAACACATCCGCCTCCGCCCGGGGATGTACATTGGCAAACTGGGCGATGGCTCGGCACAGGACGATGGAATCTACATCCTTGTAAAGGAGGTGATTGACAATTCCATTGACGAATACATCATGGGCAACGGCCGCAAGATCGAGATCAACATCAGCGATTATAAAGTGACGGTGCGAGACTATGGCCGTGGAATCCCGCTGGGAAAAGTCTTGGAATGTGTGAGCAAGATCAACACGGGTGGGAAGTACGACAGCAAAGCATTTCAGAAATCGGTTGGGCTGAATGGTATAGGTAGCAAGGCGGTGAACGCCCTGAGCAAATATTTCAAGGTGCAGTCATTCCGCGATGGCAAAACCAAGATCGCTGAATTTGAACGGGGCGAGCTGATTAACGAAACACAGGAAAAGACGGACGAGCCAAACGGTACCCTCGTAACTTTCGTACCTGACGACACCATTTTCAAGAACTACAAATTCATTCCTCAGTTTCTTGACAATCAAATCTGGAACTATGCCTTTCTGAATTCCGGGCTGAGTATCTGGTTCAATAATGTCCGGTTTTACAGCAAACACGGGCTGCTGGACTTGCTGGAGCGTAAGATTGATGAGGAAAGCAGGCGCTACCCCATCATCCACATGGTGGGCGATGACATCGAGATTTCCCTGACGCATGGCGACCAATATGGCGAGGAATACTACAGCTTTGTAAACGGTCAGCATACAACACAGGGCGGGACCCACCTTCAATATTTCAAGGAGGCGCTGGTGCGCACATTGAGGGATTTTTACAAGAAGGATTTCGACACCACTGACATTCGCGCATCTATTGTTGCAGCCATATCTGTGCGGGTGCAGGAGCCGGTATTCGAGAGCCAGACCAAAACCAAGCTGGGCAGCCAGGATATGGGTCCTGACGGGCCATCGGTACGAGCATTTATCGCTGACTTCCTGAAGAAGAAACTGGATGATTACCTGCATAAAAACCAGGCAACGGCCGAGGCGCTGCTGAAACGCATTATGCAGAGTGAGAAGGAACGCAAGGATATGGCGGGTGTGAAGAAAATCGCGCGGGAAAGGGCAAAGAAAGCAGCCGTCCATAACAAGAAGCTGCGCGACTGCCGCATCCATTATACAGATGATAAAAACGAGTTGCACCATGAAAGCACTCTCTTCATCACCGAGGGCGATTCTGCGAGCGGTTCAATTACTAAAGCGCGGAGAGTAGAAACACAGGCGGTTTTCAGCCTCAAGGGAAAGCCGCTGAATTGTTTCGGGCTGAAGAAAAAGGTGGTATACGAGAATGAGGAGTTCAACCTGCTGCAGCACGCTCTGAACATTGAGGATGGTCTGGAAGGACTGCGCTACAATAAGATCGTAATCGCCACCGATGCCGATGTGGACGGGATGCACATCCGCCTGCTGATGCTGACGTTCTTCCTGCAGTTCTTCCCGGATTTAGTGAAGAACGGCCACGTATACATTCTGGAAACGCCACTGTTTAGGGTGCGAAATAAGAAAACAACCTACTACTGCTACAGTGAGCAGGAAAAGCAGGAGGCGATACGGAACCTACAAGGGAAACCGGAGATCACACGCTTTAAGGGTCTTGGCGAGATCAGCCCTGATGAGTTCGGGAAATTTATTGGCGAGGACATCCGCCTGGAGCCGATCATCCTGAAAAAGGACACCAGCATCCAGAAGATCCTCTCCTACTTCATGGGCAAAAACACCCCGGCCCGCCAGGAATTCATTATTGATAATTTGAAGGTGGAGAAAGACGTGGTGGTGGAATCCAAGGAGAAGAAATTAGAGTCGGAAGAATTGCAGCAGGTAGCCTGATGGGACGCTGATCTTTATGATATTATATAATGAAATTATGATTTTATGGAATCTGAGAATCACAAGCATTCCGAGGTGACGGAAAAGATTATTAAATGCTTTTATAAGGTTTATAATTATTTAGGATATGGATTCCTTGAGAAAGTATATGAGCGAGCCATGTGGTTGGAATTAAGAAAGCAATTTAAAAATGTACGTGCACAGCAAGCAATCGAAGTGTTCTATGAAAATGAAAGGGTAGGTGAGTATTTTGCCGATTTAATTATAGAGGAAAAAGTTATTGTAGAGCTCAAGGCCGCAGAGAATCTTTGTGAAGCGCATGAGGCGCAATTGACCAATTATTTAAGGGCCACAGATATGGAGGTGGGTTTGTTATTGAACTTTGGGAAGGAACCACAATTCAAAAGAAAAGCCTTCTCAAATAAATACAAACCCCACATTAAACCATAATTGGGTTCATGAGAATCATAAAAATCAGCGTTCCAATCAAATATGGAAGAAGAAGAGAAGATACATGACGTTACGGCCGTTAGTGGCATATACGAGAACTGGTTCCTGGACTACGCTTCGTATGTGATTCTTGAGTGGGCCGTGCCTGCCCTGGAAGAAGGAATGAAGCCTGTGCAGCGCAGGATCATGCACGCCATAAAAGAGATGGATGACGGCCGATTCAACTGATTATGCAGTACTGGCCTTAATCTCTAATTTTTTTGAACTTTTCGAATAAATATCATGAAAAAGCATT is from Bacteroidia bacterium and encodes:
- a CDS encoding DNA topoisomerase IV subunit B, with translation MAQQNIYNEDSIRSLDWKEHIRLRPGMYIGKLGDGSAQDDGIYILVKEVIDNSIDEYIMGNGRKIEINISDYKVTVRDYGRGIPLGKVLECVSKINTGGKYDSKAFQKSVGLNGIGSKAVNALSKYFKVQSFRDGKTKIAEFERGELINETQEKTDEPNGTLVTFVPDDTIFKNYKFIPQFLDNQIWNYAFLNSGLSIWFNNVRFYSKHGLLDLLERKIDEESRRYPIIHMVGDDIEISLTHGDQYGEEYYSFVNGQHTTQGGTHLQYFKEALVRTLRDFYKKDFDTTDIRASIVAAISVRVQEPVFESQTKTKLGSQDMGPDGPSVRAFIADFLKKKLDDYLHKNQATAEALLKRIMQSEKERKDMAGVKKIARERAKKAAVHNKKLRDCRIHYTDDKNELHHESTLFITEGDSASGSITKARRVETQAVFSLKGKPLNCFGLKKKVVYENEEFNLLQHALNIEDGLEGLRYNKIVIATDADVDGMHIRLLMLTFFLQFFPDLVKNGHVYILETPLFRVRNKKTTYYCYSEQEKQEAIRNLQGKPEITRFKGLGEISPDEFGKFIGEDIRLEPIILKKDTSIQKILSYFMGKNTPARQEFIIDNLKVEKDVVVESKEKKLESEELQQVA
- a CDS encoding GxxExxY protein, coding for MESENHKHSEVTEKIIKCFYKVYNYLGYGFLEKVYERAMWLELRKQFKNVRAQQAIEVFYENERVGEYFADLIIEEKVIVELKAAENLCEAHEAQLTNYLRATDMEVGLLLNFGKEPQFKRKAFSNKYKPHIKP